A segment of the Lolium perenne isolate Kyuss_39 chromosome 3, Kyuss_2.0, whole genome shotgun sequence genome:
caaatttcgtTTGAACTACATATGAATATCGTGTCGCAAATTTATATTTAAATTTCAAATCTATCGGGGTCGTCTgtttgggggcgccggtgtgggagcagcgtccccaaatagaggatgctatGCCAGCGCCCCTTCCGACGCCTATTTAGGCCATGTACTACGTGTGTTCGATTCAAAGGAAATTGTGTCAGATTTAGGAACCGGTGGTGTTCAGCTGCTATGTATGAATCTCTTTATTTCTGTCAGCTTTTCTTTCCCTGTTCTCTCTCTGCCATGTGGGCCAAACTTGCATGTGGATTCCTTGGAACCGAACCAACTAATTGATTCGCTTTTCTTGTCAGATTGCATGGTGCGATGCCCTGTTATGTATGGAACCGACGCATAGATCTCGATGGTTCGCTTTTATACAACATAGTACATGGTCTTAGGGactaccggtggagatgctcttagtggaGTGAAATAGTTTTGTCGGGAGGTCATTTCGTGCATCGTTCGTCTAAAGGAACAATTCTGTCAAATTTGCCATGTCAGTCAAGAAAGGATAGCTTGTGGGAGATGTATGAGGGATGAGAGGAAGAAATACCCTTCGTAGGAATTCGCGAACTAAAAGACAGCCATATATTGCTCGTTGGTCTGAACCTTAATAATCCCAGTGCATATTGATAAGTGCTCTAATGTGTTTTGCAGATATGTATATGAACTTAAGATACGTTGGAATTAATTAATTATAAATAATATATTTTTACAATTTTCTCCATTTTCCATCCAGGGCCAGTTTGATAgaatctatttttttattttttattttggaCAAGCAGTTGATAGAATCTAGGTAATAGGAAAAATCTTAAATAATTTGTATTGTATTTGTTTCTTGCTTCTGAAAACGACTCCTTCAGATTAGGAACCGTAACGGCATGCCAAACCCTACTCGTAAAATCCTCCTCTGATTTACCCTGCAGCGCACGGCGGCAATGGCGGCGCAGGAGACCTCTCCAGCCGAACCCCTGCTCCCGGGCAAAGATGAGCAATGGAGTCCACAAGACGACGACAAGGAGGCGCAGCTCCTCCCTGCTCGCATTTCCGGCACGTCCTTCTGGAGGAGCTGCCTCAACCTCAGCAATGTAATTTCAGGCACGCCTCAATGCCCAATCGATGTGTATTCTTCTTGCGTTTGTTTTCGCCATTTGCGTCTGTATAACGCATTGATCTTCTTGCTTCTAGGCATCGGGATGCTGTCCGTGTCATACGCGCTGTCGCAGGGTGGGTGGCTAAGCCTGGCGCTCTTCGTCCTCGTCGGCGCGATCTGCTACTACACGGGCAAGCTCATCGACCGCTGCATGCGCGCAGACGACTCCGTCAGGAGCTACCCCGACATTGGGCAGCTCGCCTTCGGGCCCCACGGCCGGAGAGCCATCGGCGTCATCATGTACATCGAGCTCTACCTCGTGGCCGTCAGCTTCCTCATCCTCGAGGGCGACAATCTCGACAAGCTCTTCCCTGGCGCAAGCTTCGACCTCGCGGGCTGCCGGGTGCAGGGGAAGCAGCTCTTCGTGCTTGTGGCCGCCGCTGTCATTCTCCCCACGACATGGCTCAAGGATCTCAGCGTGCTCGCATACGTGTCTGCGGTCGGGCTCGTGGCCTCGGTGGCCTTGACGGCGTCCCTTGCCTGGGCCGCCATAGCCGCCGAGCATGGCTTCCACGCAAGGAAGGCCAGCACCGTCTTGAACGTGAAAGGTCTGCCGACCTCCCTCAGCCTCTACTTCGTCTGCTTCTCCGGCCACGGCGTCTTCCCGACCGTGTACTCCTCGATGAAGAAAAACAAGGATTTTCCCAAGGTATCCGTCGAGTTTATCAGGCTAATTAATTTATGCGTACAGACAGTGATAACTGATCGCTTGATTCACTCCAGTTCCTCTGATCCCAATGTGCAGGTCCTGTTGATCTCTTCTGTATTGTGCAGCCTGAACTACGCACTGACAGCGATCCTGGGTTACCTGCTCTACGGCGACGACGTGCAGGCACAGGTGACGCTGAACCTGCCCACAGGCAAGATGTACACCAAGGTGGCCATCCTGACGACCCTGATCAACCCGCTGGCCAAGTACGCGCTCGTCATCCAGCCCATCGCGGAGGCGATCGAGGCGAAGCTGCCCATCGCCGAGAGGGGCCTGACCAGGGTGCTCATCAGCACCGCCGTGCTCGCCAGCACGGTGGTGGTCGCGTCCACCGTGCCCTTCTTCGGATACCTCATGTCATTCACCGGATCCTCCCTCAACGTCATCGTCGCCGTCCTCTTCCCGTGCCTGAGCTACCTCCAGATCTACATGCCCAGGTCAGGAGTCCACCGTTTCGAGGTTGTGGCGATCATCGGCATACTCGTCATCGGAGTGTGCGTTGCTGTTGTAGGCACTTACACCTCCGTGCACCAGATTATAGGCACGTTCTGACTTCTGACGGCGAAACAATTTCCCCccatttgtttgtttgtttgattGACAAACGTCGAGATCTGTAATGCAATTTTGAGGCAGAGTTGCTTATCGGTTATTTTATCTTGCTTCCTGGAAtgcgtgtgaacaaaacatggtgGTTGCCGCTGACAGAGCTGCATCCTGCTCTTGTACAGAAATGGCGACTCCTAACATTTTGCTTCTCCTTCTGTAGAATTGCTAACTCCCAGCACTTTTCTCTTTTACAGAATTGAAAAATAACTCCTAACATTTTTCTCTTTTACAGAATTGATTGATAACTCTAACAATGGTTCTTCTGGTTGTACTCCTATAGAATCAAGAACTCCCAATATTTTCTTTGTTACTGCTTTCTTCTGCAATTTTTGTATCAAGGTCATATCAAGCACTGCACTCACCAGTGATCAGGTGTTCTGTGATGTGTGCACAAGGCACTGTTGCCTTAACAGTGAGTTGTCTGTGAGTGTACGCGTCGTGAATGTAGGAAGAGCCGTTGATGTATCTTGTGCAAACCCATAATCCATTATCGACTATATGCACAGGTGTTGCTTTTCTCAACATGACGATGGTCTTGCAGACAAAAAATATAACCAAAAAGGGGGGGAAATGGTAGAAGTGGAAGAAACAAAGGGAAATAAATGCATATATCGACCCTAAGAGAGCTACTGAATCGCATCTAGTGGCCGAGCATGTTGTGGCAGCCTCCTGAGAGCTTTGGCACCAACGAGCATTCAAAGTTTCGCCTCTGGAAGGATAGTCTACCAGCACCAACGAACCGGGGATGGCGCTGTCAAAGCCGTGGTCGTTCAGAAGCCACCATATAAGCCACATTGTGCGCGAAAACGGCAAGCGCACACCTTTGGTTTTATTCGCCCCAGCCCAGTCGGCGGCCGTCTCCAACCAATAGACCAAAACATCTACAGGTTGCAGTAAAATTGACTGGAGAGAGAATTGACTTAGTACTTGGATCCATACCTGTCTGGCGAAGACGCACTCTGAGCGTAGATGGGACATCGTCTGGTCGGTAAATGGGCACCCTGGCAGGTGAGGCAAACTGGTTTGCCATGGCCAACCAGCAATCATGCATTCAGAAGAACCCATCCGCCCCAAATGGCACGCCACTGCAGGAATTCCACCGTGCCGGTGAAGAAAAGCCTCATACACCGAGCGAGCATACTGTCCAAAGCCCAAAAGATTCCAGCTGAATTAATCATCACCAAGGGCTCATCCATCACGTAGGCCAACTGCAGGAATTAAAAACAATCCCTGCATTTTGGAATAAGAAGTGTTAAGATGTGGCCGAGATTGAAGATCTTCCTCGGCATAGTACAAAAAGAGTAGCAGCACACGGAAGAGTAAAGTGCATCCACAAATGGAACAACACAATATGAGGTTCTGTATGTACAGATAGTCCTGTGCATGAATGAGTAAAAGCGATGCATATGCTACATTTCTGGTGCTCAACAGCTCAAGCATTGCATTGTTGCTGAATGACGAGATGATACAGCTCGCAGACCAAATAGCTTGTCCTGTAATACAGGCACTAACATGATTAGAGGAGAATATACATGATAGAAATAGCTTCAGCTTCTTTGTAGCCTAACATTATCAGAGGATTCCAAAGAAGACATCAAGCATGTATGAGCTAACAACGGTAATCCTGCAAGATAGTTGGCACGTTTTTGTAATTGACATATATCCTGGAAATTGAGAGACCAACTTAGGTAACTGCCTGCATTATTAAGTGATTATGAATTGGTTACACACTTTGAGTCACACGATCTTGTATTCCTAAATAATTGCAACCCACTAACTATTTTTGCTGTCCATGCAGCCCTGCCACGTCAGCAAGTCTCCTTCGGTCCCACAGCATATCACTACATATTTTTCCTCACCTCCCATTCATCCACGTCGTCACCATTACCACAACAACCCAATTATTCCAGCGCAGCCCCCAGTGCACCTATGGAATCAAACAGCCACATTACATTACCCTCAGACCATATTTGATTTCAACCTTTAACTGATAGAACTTTTATCTTCTGCAGCTAAAAGGACTCTGATCCAGGCACTTCTATCTTGTATTCCCATATATAAGTTGTCCTTCTTTAAGTTCGCAAAGTGGGCTCTGAAGTTAATCAACACTCAGTTAGATCACCGGTGGAGTTATGAGGAAGGAAATAACAATATTCGCCTAGCTAACTGGCCTTCAATTTGCATGAAAAAGGAATTTGGGGGCCTAGGGATTCCTAACTTGTTTCACTGGTACTTAGGTCAAGAGATACATCCAAGGAGAGGGTACTCTCTGGAAAAAAGATCATTGATGCCAAGTATAACACTTGTTGGAACAAATCTTGTTATTAGTACTAAGTTTAGAGTTTCATCATGTTTAACTCTTGTTCATGCATATAGTCGAAGCTGCAGCAGTGTGTGCGTGTAGAGTTGCGTTCAGGTACACAATGCAAAGCTAAATGTGCTGTGTGAGTTAGCTGCATGTGTCAGACTGAGGAGAGTCTCGGCGGCCGAGTTGTGTAGCAGATAGAGATGGAGCAAGAAGTGGGCGCAGGCAGTTGTGGCATGCACCAAGTGAGAGCTTATCCAGTATGATCTGCAAACTTGCAAACGACTCAAAGTATGTACGTGTGTGCGTGCGTTAGTGGAGTGATTAGTGGGTCAAACCGTTAGTGGCTTGACCAGTGCGTGTGCATGCTAGCTAGTGGGTGTGTTAGCTGCTCTATTTAATCCCATGTAATCAAGTTCATTAGATGTGAAGAAATACAGAAAAGACACAAGAGGTGCGTGGGTGCCAAAGCGTGTGTGTTTCTTCTACCCTCTGTTCATGTGTTGTATCTTGGGCAAAACTATCAACACTAAGGATCCTAAGATCCTCTACTGCCATGATGCTAGCCCTTCCACCTTCTGGGAAGGGGTGATATGGGCTGCTCAGGCAGTCTGAGAAGGAGGGGCGTGCCTAAGCCATTAGAATATGATCTTTTTAAAGAAACTGAGTCAGTCAAGCATCTTTTCTTTGATTGCTAGTAGATAGAATACTTCAGGAAGATGTTTCTGAAG
Coding sequences within it:
- the LOC127338451 gene encoding amino acid transporter AVT1I-like; this encodes MAAQETSPAEPLLPGKDEQWSPQDDDKEAQLLPARISGTSFWRSCLNLSNVISGIGMLSVSYALSQGGWLSLALFVLVGAICYYTGKLIDRCMRADDSVRSYPDIGQLAFGPHGRRAIGVIMYIELYLVAVSFLILEGDNLDKLFPGASFDLAGCRVQGKQLFVLVAAAVILPTTWLKDLSVLAYVSAVGLVASVALTASLAWAAIAAEHGFHARKASTVLNVKGLPTSLSLYFVCFSGHGVFPTVYSSMKKNKDFPKVLLISSVLCSLNYALTAILGYLLYGDDVQAQVTLNLPTGKMYTKVAILTTLINPLAKYALVIQPIAEAIEAKLPIAERGLTRVLISTAVLASTVVVASTVPFFGYLMSFTGSSLNVIVAVLFPCLSYLQIYMPRSGVHRFEVVAIIGILVIGVCVAVVGTYTSVHQIIGTF